Genomic DNA from Leucobacter triazinivorans:
GGATTGTTCGAGTGCCAGACCGGAGGAGGGGCGATGGTATCGGAGCGCAGCCTGGCCGTGCTGCACGCCATCGTCGGCGACTACGTGTCGTCCAACGAACCCGTCGGCTCGAAGGCCATCGTCGATCGGCACAGCTTCGGCGTGTCGGCGGCGACCATCCGCAACGACATGGCGCTGCTCGAGGAGGACGAGCTCATCGCCCAGCCGCACACCTCGTCGGGCCGCGTGCCGACCGACAAGGGGTACCGACTCTACGTCGACACCCTCGCGAAGATCCGTCCGCTCACCACCGCCCAGCGCTCGGCCATCGAGCGGTTCCTGGGAGAGTCGACGGATCTCGACGATGTGATGGCGCGCACGGTGCGCCTGCTCGCGCAGCTCACCAACCAGGTGGCGGTGGCCCAGTACCCCTCGCTGCGCCGCACGGTGGTGCGCCACATCGATCTCGTCGCGATCGGAGAGGACCGGGTGCTGTGCGTACTCATCCTCGGCAGCGGCGTCGTCGAGCAGCAGGTCGCGTGGCTGCCCGCCTCGCAGGTCACCGAGGCCTGGGTGCACGGTCTGCGCGAGCAGATCGCCGCGGCGGCCGTGGGCGCCGACGTGGAGAGCGCGGTCTCCGCGGTCGCGGAGCTCGAGGCGCGCATGGAGACCGAGGCGCGCGCCGGCGAGGCCGACCTCGTGCGCCGGGTGCTCGACGTCGTGCTGCGGCAGCTGCAGGCCAATCGCAGCGACCGCATGGCCGTGGCCGGGGCCGCCAACATCTCGCGCCCGGGCGAGTTCGGCGGAGCGCTGCCCGCGGTGCTCGAGGCGATCGAGGAGCAGGTCACCCTGCTGCGGCTCTTCGGCGAGCTGGTGCAGGACGGTCGCGACGTGACCGCCTCGATCGGCCGCGAGAACGAGGTGTACGGTCTCGCCACCACCTCGGTCATCGCCTCGAACTACGAGCAGGAGGGCGCCTCCGTCTCCAAGCTCGGCGTGCTGGGCCCGC
This window encodes:
- the hrcA gene encoding heat-inducible transcriptional repressor HrcA, with the protein product MVSERSLAVLHAIVGDYVSSNEPVGSKAIVDRHSFGVSAATIRNDMALLEEDELIAQPHTSSGRVPTDKGYRLYVDTLAKIRPLTTAQRSAIERFLGESTDLDDVMARTVRLLAQLTNQVAVAQYPSLRRTVVRHIDLVAIGEDRVLCVLILGSGVVEQQVAWLPASQVTEAWVHGLREQIAAAAVGADVESAVSAVAELEARMETEARAGEADLVRRVLDVVLRQLQANRSDRMAVAGAANISRPGEFGGALPAVLEAIEEQVTLLRLFGELVQDGRDVTASIGRENEVYGLATTSVIASNYEQEGASVSKLGVLGPLRMDYAANISAVRAVARYLNRLLGEDQ